From a region of the Eublepharis macularius isolate TG4126 chromosome 7, MPM_Emac_v1.0, whole genome shotgun sequence genome:
- the RMC1 gene encoding regulator of MON1-CCZ1 complex isoform X1, whose product MYCPESSVILLSTTVLGNVLQPFYFKGGAMSKLSKFEIELPAAPKASKLSLSERDIAMATIYGQLYVLYLRHHSRTSNSTGAEVVLYHLPREGPCKKLHILKLYRTGKFALNVVDNLVVVHHQDTETSLIFDIKLKGEFDGTVTLHQLVLPARSIQPYQIPMAGPTAVTSQFPVPCKLYSSSWIVFQPDIIISASEGYLWNLQVKLEPIVNLLPDKGKLMDFLLQRKDCKMVILSVCSQMLSEPDRGSLGVIATVFDKLNNEYKKYLEAEQSYNMALEIGQSRNNPPPKRPIRTQAVIDQSDIYTHVLSVFTEKKEGPHKFTIAVLMEYIRSLNQFQIAVQHYLYELVIKTLVQHNLFYMLHQFLQYHVLSDSKPLACLLLSLESIYPPAHQLSLDMLKRLSTANDEIVEVLLSKHQVLAALRFIRGIGGHDSISARKFLDAAKQTEDEMLFYTIFRFFEQRNQRLRGNPSFNPGEHCEEHVMYFKQVFGDQALMKPTMS is encoded by the exons ATGTACTGCCCCGAGAGCTCCGTCATCCTGCTATCAACTACAGTTCTTGGAAATGTTTTGCAGCCATTCTATTTCAAG GGTGGAGCTATGTCAAAGCTATCCAAGTTTGAAATTGAATTGCCGGCCGCCCCAAAGGCATCCAAACTCAGCCTTTCAGAGAGAGATATTGCCATGGCTACAAT ATACGGGCAGCTTTATGTACTCTACTTGAGACACCATTCAAGAACATCCAATAGTACAGGCGCTGAGGTGGTCCTGTATCACTTACCAAG GGAAGGCCCATGTAAGAAGTTGCATATACTGAAGCTGTACAGGACGGGCAAGTTTGCACTAAACGTTGTGGATAATTTGGTGGTAGTTCATCATCAAGATACTGAG ACCTCTCTCATATTTGATATCAAGCTAAAAGGAGAATTTGATGGTACAGTTACTCTCCATCAGCTTGTACTTCCAGCTCGATCCATACAGCCATATCAGATTCCTATGGCAG GCCCCACTGCTGTAACCAGCCAGTTTCCAGTTCCCTGTAAACTCT ATTCCTCATCTTGGATTGTCTTTCAACCTGACATTATAATCAGTGCAAGTGAAG GCTATCTTTGGAATCTCCAGGTGAAACTTGAACCTATAGTAAATCTGTTACCAGACAAAGGGAAGCTAATGGATTTTCTTCTTCAGAGAAAAGACTGCAAAATGGTTATTCTTTCAGTGTGTTCTCAGA TGCTGAGTGAACCAGACAGAGGATCACTGGGTGTGATTGCCACTGTGTTTGATAAACTCAATAATGAGTATAAGAAATACCTGGAAGCAGAGCAGAGTTATAATATG GCATTAGAAATTGGACAAAGCAGAAACAATCCACCTCCCAAACGACCAATTCGTACTCAGGCCGTTATTGATCAGTCAGACATATATACACATGTCTTGTCTGTCTTTACTGAAAAAAAG GAAGGACCTCACAAGTTTACTATAGCTGTCTTAATGGAATATATTCGCTCGTTGAACCAATTCCAAATAGCTGTTCAG CATTATCTGTATGAGCTGGTTATCAAAACCCTTGTCCAGCACAACCTATTCTATATGCTTCACCAGTTCTTGCAGTACCATGTGCTCAGTGATTCAAAGCCTCTG GCCTGTTTGCTGTTGTCTCTGGAGAGCATTTACCCTCCAGCACATCAGCTCTCCCTGGATATGTTAAAG AGACTCTCTACAGCAAATGATGAAATAGTGGAAGTTTTGTTGTCCAAACATCAGGTGTTGGCTGCGTTGAGATTTATCAGGGGCATTGGAGGACATGATAGCATTTCTGCCCGCAAATTTCTTGATGCAGCAAAGCAGACTGAAGATGAGATGCTTTTCTATACCATATTTAGGTTCTTTGAGCAGAGAAATCAACGCTTACGTGGAAACCCTAGCTTCAATCCAG GAGAACACTGTGAAGAGCATGTCATGTATTTTAAGCAAGTTTTTGGAGACCAAGCTCTAATGAAGCCTACTATGTCCTGA
- the RMC1 gene encoding regulator of MON1-CCZ1 complex isoform X2 — protein MAANHDYYLELCARPVQFEKASPVNCVFFDEANKQVFAVRSGGATGVVVKGLEDRNPISFRMEDKGEVKCIKFSLGNKILAVQRTQKNVDFLNFIPDSPQLEYTQECKTKNANILGFCWTSSVEIVFITDQGIEFYQVLPEKRTLKLVKSQNINVNWYMYCPESSVILLSTTVLGNVLQPFYFKGGAMSKLSKFEIELPAAPKASKLSLSERDIAMATIYGQLYVLYLRHHSRTSNSTGAEVVLYHLPREGPCKKLHILKLYRTGKFALNVVDNLVVVHHQDTETSLIFDIKLKGEFDGTVTLHQLVLPARSIQPYQIPMAGPTAVTSQFPVPCKLYSSSWIVFQPDIIISASEGYLWNLQVKLEPIVNLLPDKGKLMDFLLQRKDCKMVILSVCSQMLSEPDRGSLGVIATVFDKLNNEYKKYLEAEQSYNMALEIGQSRNNPPPKRPIRTQAVIDQSDIYTHVLSVFTEKKEGPHKFTIAVLMEYIRSLNQFQIAVQ, from the exons ATGGCGGCGAACCACGACTATTACCTGGAGCTGTGCGCGCGGCCGGTGCAATTCGAGAAGGCGAGTCCCGTGAACTGCGTCTTCTTCGACGAGGCCAATAAGCAG GTTTTTGCTGTTCGATCTGGTGGAGCTACTGGGGTGGTGGTTAAAGGTCTGGAAGATCGCAATCCTATATCATTCAG AATGGAAGACAAAGGGGAGGTGAAGTGCATCAAATTTTCTTTGGGGAACAAGATACTGGCTGTCCAAAGAACACAAAAAAATGTG GATTTTCTGAACTTCATTCCAGACAGTCCTCAACTAGAATATACTCAAGAATGCAAG ACCAAGAATGCCAACATTCTAGGATTCTGCTGGACAAGTTCTGTAGAAATAGTCTTCATAACAGATCAAGGAATTGAATTTTATCAG GTATTACCAGAGAAACGAACTTTAAAACTTGTGAAGAGTCAGAATATTAATGTGAACTGGTACATGTACTGCCCCGAGAGCTCCGTCATCCTGCTATCAACTACAGTTCTTGGAAATGTTTTGCAGCCATTCTATTTCAAG GGTGGAGCTATGTCAAAGCTATCCAAGTTTGAAATTGAATTGCCGGCCGCCCCAAAGGCATCCAAACTCAGCCTTTCAGAGAGAGATATTGCCATGGCTACAAT ATACGGGCAGCTTTATGTACTCTACTTGAGACACCATTCAAGAACATCCAATAGTACAGGCGCTGAGGTGGTCCTGTATCACTTACCAAG GGAAGGCCCATGTAAGAAGTTGCATATACTGAAGCTGTACAGGACGGGCAAGTTTGCACTAAACGTTGTGGATAATTTGGTGGTAGTTCATCATCAAGATACTGAG ACCTCTCTCATATTTGATATCAAGCTAAAAGGAGAATTTGATGGTACAGTTACTCTCCATCAGCTTGTACTTCCAGCTCGATCCATACAGCCATATCAGATTCCTATGGCAG GCCCCACTGCTGTAACCAGCCAGTTTCCAGTTCCCTGTAAACTCT ATTCCTCATCTTGGATTGTCTTTCAACCTGACATTATAATCAGTGCAAGTGAAG GCTATCTTTGGAATCTCCAGGTGAAACTTGAACCTATAGTAAATCTGTTACCAGACAAAGGGAAGCTAATGGATTTTCTTCTTCAGAGAAAAGACTGCAAAATGGTTATTCTTTCAGTGTGTTCTCAGA TGCTGAGTGAACCAGACAGAGGATCACTGGGTGTGATTGCCACTGTGTTTGATAAACTCAATAATGAGTATAAGAAATACCTGGAAGCAGAGCAGAGTTATAATATG GCATTAGAAATTGGACAAAGCAGAAACAATCCACCTCCCAAACGACCAATTCGTACTCAGGCCGTTATTGATCAGTCAGACATATATACACATGTCTTGTCTGTCTTTACTGAAAAAAAG GAAGGACCTCACAAGTTTACTATAGCTGTCTTAATGGAATATATTCGCTCGTTGAACCAATTCCAAATAGCTGTTCAG TAG